The Rhodococcus sp. ABRD24 genome contains the following window.
TGTGCGCGAGCTGGTCGGCGAGCAACTGCTCGGCGAAACGCCCGGGGAACCGCATGAGGTGGTCGGTGGCGATGGAACCGGTAACCGCAATAGTCACGTGCGGGCGCCTTTCAGCTCGGATGGGCTCAAGGCACTATGACGCGGAGCCCGCCGGTTGGCAGACTCCGCGTCATAGAGCGTCAAGAAGGTGTCGTTCGGGACTCAGTTGAAGGAGTCGCCGCAGGCACAGGACCCTGTGGCATTGGGATTGTCGATCGTGAAGCCCTGCTTTTCGATGGTATCGACGAAGTCGATCGAGGCGCCCTCGACGTACGGCGCGCTCATCCGGTCGACCGCTAGGCCGACTCCACCGAACTCGACGATCAGGTCGCCGTCGAGGTTCCGATCATCGAAGAACAGCTGGTAGCGCAGTCCCG
Protein-coding sequences here:
- a CDS encoding iron-sulfur cluster assembly accessory protein, coding for MTVQNETATHGVTMTEAASSKAKALLDQEGRDDLALRIAVQPGGCAGLRYQLFFDDRNLDGDLIVEFGGVGLAVDRMSAPYVEGASIDFVDTIEKQGFTIDNPNATGSCACGDSFN